From Vulpes vulpes isolate BD-2025 chromosome 7, VulVul3, whole genome shotgun sequence, one genomic window encodes:
- the CHRM2 gene encoding muscarinic acetylcholine receptor M2, whose protein sequence is MNNSTNSSSNGLALTSPYKTFEVVFIVLVAGSLSLVTIIGNILVMVSIKVNRHLQTVNNYFLFSLACADLIIGVFSMNLYTLYTVIGYWPLGPVVCDLWLALDYVVSNASVMNLLIISFDRYFCVTKPLTYPVKRTTKMAGMMIAAAWVLSFILWAPAILFWQFIVGVRTVEDGECYIQFFSNAAVTFGTAIAAFYLPVIIMTVLYWHISRASKSRIKKEKKEPVANQDPVSPSLVQGRIVKPNNNNMPGSDDGLEHNKIQNGKAPRDAVTENCVQGEEKESSNDSTSVSAVASNMRDDEVTQDENTVSTSLGHSKDENSKQTCIKIVTKTQKGDSCTPTNTTVELVGSAGQNGDEKQNIVARKIVKMTKQPAKKKPPPSREKKVTRTILAILLAFIITWAPYNVMVLINTFCAPCIPNTVWTIGYWLCYINSTINPACYALCNATFKKTFKHLLMCHYKNIGATR, encoded by the coding sequence ATGAATAACTCAACAAACTCCTCTAGCAATGGCCTGGCCCTGACCAGTCCTTATAAGACATTTGAAGTGGTGTTTATTGTCCTCGTGGCTGGATCCCTCAGTTTGGTGACCATTATTGGGAACATTCTGGTCATGGTCTCCATTAAAGTCAACCGTCACCTCCAGACCGTCAACAATTACTTTTTATTCAGCTTGGCCTGTGCTGACCTCATCATTGGTGTTTTCTCCATGAACTTGTATACCCTCTACACTGTGATTGGCTATTGGCCTTTGGGACCTGTGGTATGTGACCTTTGGCTAGCCCTGGACTATGTGGTCAGCAATGCTTCAGTGATGAATCTGCTCATTATCAGCTTTGACAGGTACTTCTGTGTCACAAAACCGCTCACCTACCCAGTCAAGCGGACCACGAAAATGGCAGGTATGATGATTGCAGCTGCCTGGGTCCTCTCCTTTATCCTCTGGGCCCCAGCCATTCTTTTCTGGCAGTTCATTGTAGGGGTGAGGACTGTGGAGGATGGGGAATGCTATATTCAGTTTTTCTCCAATGCTGCTGTCACCTTTGGTACTGCCATCGCAGCCTTCTATTTGCCTGTGATCATCATGACTGTGTTATACTGGCACATATCTCGAGCCAGCAAGAGCAGgataaagaaggagaagaaggagcctGTGGCTAACCAAGACCCAGTTTCTCCAAGTCTGGTACAAGGGAGGATAGTGaagccaaacaacaacaacatgccTGGCAGTGATGATGGCCTGGAGCACAACAAAATCCAGAATGGCAAAGCCCCCAGAGATGCTGTGACTGAAAACTGTGtccagggagaggagaaagagagctcCAACGATTCCACCTCAGTCAGTGCCGTAGCCTCTAATATGAGAGATGATGAAGTAACCCAGGATGAGAACACCGTCTCCACTTCCCTGGGCCATTCCAAAGATGAGAACTCTAAGCAAACATGCATCAAAATTGTCACCAAGACCCAAAAAGGTGACTCGTGTACCCCAACCAATACCACCGTGGAACTAGTTGGTTCTGCAGGTCAGAACGGAGATGAAAAACAGAACATTGTAGCTCGCAAGATTGTGAAGATGACTAAGCAGCCCGCCAAAAAGAAGCCTCCTCCATCCCGGGAAAAGAAAGTGACCAGGACAATCTTGGCTATTCTGTTGGCTTTCATCATCACTTGGGCCCCATACAATGTCATGGTGCTCATTAACACCTTCTGTGCACCCTGCATCCCCAACACAGTGTGGACAATTGGTTATTGGCTTTGTTACATCAACAGCACCATCAATCCCGCCTGCTATGCACTTTGTAACGCCACCTTCAAGAAGACCTTTaaacatcttctcatgtgtcaTTATAAGAACATAGGCGCTACAAGGTAA